In Apus apus isolate bApuApu2 chromosome 5, bApuApu2.pri.cur, whole genome shotgun sequence, the following are encoded in one genomic region:
- the ENTPD5 gene encoding nucleoside diphosphate phosphatase ENTPD5 isoform X2, producing the protein MASSRLPIFLALAFSSLSFVLSHSNRVMWFQDFFPPNMCPINAKANTFYGIMFDAGSTGTRIHIYTFVQKSPENLPELEGEIFESVKPGLSAYADQPEKGAETVKRLLDMAIDAVPPHLWKKTPVVLKATAGLRLLSEEKAQALLLEVREVFEESPFLVPEDSVSIMDGSYEGILAWITVNFLTGQLSGQSQHTVGTLDLGGASTQITFLPRFEETLKEAPGDFLTSFEMFNSTYKLYTHSYLGFGLKAARLAILGALDMEAVDGQMFRSSCLPKQLEAEWHFGGVKYQYGGNKEGETGFKPCYLEVLKVVKGKLHQPNEIRGSSFYAFSYYYDRAVDTNLIDYEQGGVLEVKDFEIKAKEVCDNMEKYNSASPFLCMDLTYITALLKEGFGFRDNTLLQLTKKVNNIETSWTLGATFHLLQSLGLTY; encoded by the exons ATGGCATCTTCCAGACTTCCCATCTTTCTAGCACTGGCATTTTCCAGTTTGTCCTTTGTTCTTTCCCATTCAAACAGAGTGATGTGGTTTCAGGATTTCTTTCCACCTAACATGTGCCCTATAAATGCCAAAGCCAACACTTTTTATGGCATAATGTTTGATGCAGGAAGCACTGGAACCCGGATTCACATTTACACCTTTGTGCAGAAGAGCCCAG AAAACCTTCCAGAGCTGGAAGGGGAAATCTTTGAATCTGTAAAGCCAGGTCTTTCTGCCTATGCTGATCAGCCTGAAAAG GGTGCTGAAACTGTCAAAAGATTGCTGGACATGGCCATAGATGCTGTGCCACCTCATCTCTGGAAGAAGACCCCGGTAGTGTTAAAAGCCACAGCTGGTCTGCGCTTGCTGTCAGAAGAGAAAGCACAGGCTCTGCTGTTAGAG gtAAGAGAAGTCTTTGAAGAATCACCATTTCTTGTTCCAGAGGACAGTGTTAGCATCATGGACGGGTCTTATGAAG GAATTTTAGCCTGGATCACTGTGAACTTTTTGACAG GGCAGCTGTCTGGCCAGAGCCAGCATACTGTTGGGACTCTGGACTTGGGAGGAGCCTCAACCCAAATCACATTTCTGCCGCGGTTTGAG gAAACTTTGAAGGAAGCCCCTGGGGATTTTCTTACCTCATTTGAAATGTTTAATAGCACCTACAAGCTCTACACCCACAG CTATTTGGGGTTTGGACTAAAAGCTGCCAGATTAGCAATACTTGGAGCTTTGGATATGGAAG CTGTGGACGGACAAATGTTCCGCAGTTCTTGTTTGCcaaagcagctggaggcagagtGGCACTTTGGGGGAGTAAAATACCAGTATGGTGGCAACAAAGAAG GAGAAACAGGATTCAAGCCTTGCTACTTGGAAGTACTCAAGGTTGTCAAAGGGAAACTGCACCAACCAAATGAGATTCGTGGAAGTTCCTTCTATGCTTTCTCCTATTACTATGATCGTGCAGTTGACACCAACCTGATAG ATTATGAACAGGGAGGTGTTCTGGAAGTCaaagattttgaaataaaagccaAAGAAG TCTGTGATAACATGGAGAAGTACAACTCAGCCAGTCCTTTCCTCTGCATGGATCTCACTTACATCACTGCTTTACTAAAGGAAGGGTTTGGATTCAGGGACAACACGCTCTTACAG TTAACAAAGAAAGTGAACAACATAGAGACAAGCTGGACTTTGGGTGCTACCTTTCACCTACTGCAGTCCCTGGGATTAACCTATTGA
- the ENTPD5 gene encoding nucleoside diphosphate phosphatase ENTPD5 isoform X1: protein METAPRPPPRPRGQGARRGPPSCPGLRGGRGAAAGRRHPGPAPLPVPGAREGAAVGAAPGGVRERRAPLGRRRRFRRSRRCRPGGSQSRARLSRRRRCLRPVPAARGCRRRPRREPPREPGRGEEPRRVWLGARRGRTYCSSVIADPHLTASRSPGKMASSRLPIFLALAFSSLSFVLSHSNRVMWFQDFFPPNMCPINAKANTFYGIMFDAGSTGTRIHIYTFVQKSPENLPELEGEIFESVKPGLSAYADQPEKGAETVKRLLDMAIDAVPPHLWKKTPVVLKATAGLRLLSEEKAQALLLEVREVFEESPFLVPEDSVSIMDGSYEGILAWITVNFLTGQLSGQSQHTVGTLDLGGASTQITFLPRFEETLKEAPGDFLTSFEMFNSTYKLYTHSYLGFGLKAARLAILGALDMEAVDGQMFRSSCLPKQLEAEWHFGGVKYQYGGNKEGETGFKPCYLEVLKVVKGKLHQPNEIRGSSFYAFSYYYDRAVDTNLIDYEQGGVLEVKDFEIKAKEVCDNMEKYNSASPFLCMDLTYITALLKEGFGFRDNTLLQLTKKVNNIETSWTLGATFHLLQSLGLTY, encoded by the exons ATGGAAACCGCGCCccggccgccgccccgcccccgcgggCAGGGGGCCCGGCGGGGGCCGCCGTcctgcccggggctgcggggcgggcggggagcggctgcggggcggcggcaccccggccccgcgcccctcCCCGTTCCCGGCGCCCGGGAGGGAGCTGCGGTGGGGGCGGCGCCGGGCGGGGTCAGGGAGCGGCGCGCACCGCTCGGAAGAAGGCGGCGGTTCCGCCGCTCTCGGCGCTGCCGGCCGGGCGGGAGTCAGAGCCGGGCGCGGCTGAGCAGGAGGCGCCGGTGCCTGCGGCCGGTGCCTGCGGCGCGGGGGTGTCGGCGCCGGCCGCGGCGGGAGCCGCCCCGGGAGCCCGGGCGCGGGGAGGAGCCGCGGAGAGTTTGGCTTGGGGCGAGGAGAGGAAG AACCTACTGCAGCTCTGTGATTGCTGATCCACACTTGACTGCCTCAAGGAGTCCTGGCAAGATGGCATCTTCCAGACTTCCCATCTTTCTAGCACTGGCATTTTCCAGTTTGTCCTTTGTTCTTTCCCATTCAAACAGAGTGATGTGGTTTCAGGATTTCTTTCCACCTAACATGTGCCCTATAAATGCCAAAGCCAACACTTTTTATGGCATAATGTTTGATGCAGGAAGCACTGGAACCCGGATTCACATTTACACCTTTGTGCAGAAGAGCCCAG AAAACCTTCCAGAGCTGGAAGGGGAAATCTTTGAATCTGTAAAGCCAGGTCTTTCTGCCTATGCTGATCAGCCTGAAAAG GGTGCTGAAACTGTCAAAAGATTGCTGGACATGGCCATAGATGCTGTGCCACCTCATCTCTGGAAGAAGACCCCGGTAGTGTTAAAAGCCACAGCTGGTCTGCGCTTGCTGTCAGAAGAGAAAGCACAGGCTCTGCTGTTAGAG gtAAGAGAAGTCTTTGAAGAATCACCATTTCTTGTTCCAGAGGACAGTGTTAGCATCATGGACGGGTCTTATGAAG GAATTTTAGCCTGGATCACTGTGAACTTTTTGACAG GGCAGCTGTCTGGCCAGAGCCAGCATACTGTTGGGACTCTGGACTTGGGAGGAGCCTCAACCCAAATCACATTTCTGCCGCGGTTTGAG gAAACTTTGAAGGAAGCCCCTGGGGATTTTCTTACCTCATTTGAAATGTTTAATAGCACCTACAAGCTCTACACCCACAG CTATTTGGGGTTTGGACTAAAAGCTGCCAGATTAGCAATACTTGGAGCTTTGGATATGGAAG CTGTGGACGGACAAATGTTCCGCAGTTCTTGTTTGCcaaagcagctggaggcagagtGGCACTTTGGGGGAGTAAAATACCAGTATGGTGGCAACAAAGAAG GAGAAACAGGATTCAAGCCTTGCTACTTGGAAGTACTCAAGGTTGTCAAAGGGAAACTGCACCAACCAAATGAGATTCGTGGAAGTTCCTTCTATGCTTTCTCCTATTACTATGATCGTGCAGTTGACACCAACCTGATAG ATTATGAACAGGGAGGTGTTCTGGAAGTCaaagattttgaaataaaagccaAAGAAG TCTGTGATAACATGGAGAAGTACAACTCAGCCAGTCCTTTCCTCTGCATGGATCTCACTTACATCACTGCTTTACTAAAGGAAGGGTTTGGATTCAGGGACAACACGCTCTTACAG TTAACAAAGAAAGTGAACAACATAGAGACAAGCTGGACTTTGGGTGCTACCTTTCACCTACTGCAGTCCCTGGGATTAACCTATTGA
- the ENTPD5 gene encoding nucleoside diphosphate phosphatase ENTPD5 isoform X3, which yields METAPRPPPRPRGQGARRGPPSCPGLRGGRGAAAGRRHPGPAPLPVPGAREGAAVGAAPGGVRERRAPLGRRRRFRRSRRCRPGGSQSRARLSRRRRCLRPVPAARGCRRRPRREPPREPGRGEEPRRVWLGARRGRTYCSSVIADPHLTASRSPGKMASSRLPIFLALAFSSLSFVLSHSNRVMWFQDFFPPNMCPINAKANTFYGIMFDAGSTGTRIHIYTFVQKSPENLPELEGEIFESVKPGLSAYADQPEKGAETVKRLLDMAIDAVPPHLWKKTPVVLKATAGLRLLSEEKAQALLLEVREVFEESPFLVPEDSVSIMDGSYEGILAWITVNFLTGQLSPPVCLWYLGCLNVRTISTF from the exons ATGGAAACCGCGCCccggccgccgccccgcccccgcgggCAGGGGGCCCGGCGGGGGCCGCCGTcctgcccggggctgcggggcgggcggggagcggctgcggggcggcggcaccccggccccgcgcccctcCCCGTTCCCGGCGCCCGGGAGGGAGCTGCGGTGGGGGCGGCGCCGGGCGGGGTCAGGGAGCGGCGCGCACCGCTCGGAAGAAGGCGGCGGTTCCGCCGCTCTCGGCGCTGCCGGCCGGGCGGGAGTCAGAGCCGGGCGCGGCTGAGCAGGAGGCGCCGGTGCCTGCGGCCGGTGCCTGCGGCGCGGGGGTGTCGGCGCCGGCCGCGGCGGGAGCCGCCCCGGGAGCCCGGGCGCGGGGAGGAGCCGCGGAGAGTTTGGCTTGGGGCGAGGAGAGGAAG AACCTACTGCAGCTCTGTGATTGCTGATCCACACTTGACTGCCTCAAGGAGTCCTGGCAAGATGGCATCTTCCAGACTTCCCATCTTTCTAGCACTGGCATTTTCCAGTTTGTCCTTTGTTCTTTCCCATTCAAACAGAGTGATGTGGTTTCAGGATTTCTTTCCACCTAACATGTGCCCTATAAATGCCAAAGCCAACACTTTTTATGGCATAATGTTTGATGCAGGAAGCACTGGAACCCGGATTCACATTTACACCTTTGTGCAGAAGAGCCCAG AAAACCTTCCAGAGCTGGAAGGGGAAATCTTTGAATCTGTAAAGCCAGGTCTTTCTGCCTATGCTGATCAGCCTGAAAAG GGTGCTGAAACTGTCAAAAGATTGCTGGACATGGCCATAGATGCTGTGCCACCTCATCTCTGGAAGAAGACCCCGGTAGTGTTAAAAGCCACAGCTGGTCTGCGCTTGCTGTCAGAAGAGAAAGCACAGGCTCTGCTGTTAGAG gtAAGAGAAGTCTTTGAAGAATCACCATTTCTTGTTCCAGAGGACAGTGTTAGCATCATGGACGGGTCTTATGAAG GAATTTTAGCCTGGATCACTGTGAACTTTTTGACAG GCCAGCTCAGCCCTCCTGTGTGCCTGTGGTACCTCGGTTGCTTGAACGTACGCACGATATCCACCTTCTAG
- the ALDH6A1 gene encoding methylmalonate-semialdehyde dehydrogenase [acylating], mitochondrial isoform X2, whose amino-acid sequence MEAAVASCKKAFWSWSETSVLSRQQIFLRYQQLIKDNLKEISKLITYEQGKTLADAEGDVFRGLQVVEHACSVTSLILGETMPSITKDMDTYTYRLPLGVCAGIAPFNFPAMIPLWMFPMAMVCGNTFLMKPSERVPGALMFLAKLFQDAGAPDGTLNIIHGQHEAVNFICDHPDIRAISFVGSNQAGEYIYERGSRNGKRVQANMGAKNHGVVMPDANKENTLNQLVGAAFGAAGQRCMALSTAILVGEAQKWLPELVDRAKNLRVNAGDQPGADLGPLISPQAKERVCSLIEKGVKEGASLLLDGRNIKVKGYENGNFVGPTILAKVKPDMTCYKEEIFGPVLVVLEADTLDDAIKMVNNNPYGNGTAIFTTNGATARKYSHLVDVGQVGVNVPIPVPLPMFSFTGSRASFRGDTNFYGKQGVQFYTQLKTIISQWKEEDATVTKPAVVMPTMGN is encoded by the exons ATGGAGGCAGCTGTGGCTTCTTGCAAAAAGGCATTTTGGAGCTGGTCAGAAACGTCTGTTTTGAGTCGCCAGCAAATCTTCCTGCGTTACCAACAACTCATCAAAGACAATCTG aaagaaatttcaaaacTCATCACCTATGAGCAAGGGAAGACCCTGGCTGATGCTGAGGGAGATGTGTTCCGAGGCCTCC aggtggTTGAACATGCTTGCAGCGTGACATCCCTCATACTGGGAGAGACCATGCCCTCCATCACTAAAGACATGGACACCTACACCTATCGCCTGCCTCTCGGCGTGTGTGCTGGAATCGCACCATTCAATTTCCCCGCCATGATTCCTCTTTGGATGTTCCCTATGGCTATGGTTTGTGGAAACACCTTCTTGATGAAACCATCTGAGCGTGTACCAGGAGCACTCATGTTCCTTGCCAAGCTGTTTCAGGATGCTGGTGCCCCCGATGGGACCCTGAATATCATCCATGGACAGCATGAAG CTGTGAATTTCATTTGTGACCACCCGGATATCAGAGCAATCAGCTTTGTGGGATCTAATCAGGCTGGCGAGTACATCTATGAGAGGGGATCCCGGAACGGCAAGAGAGTCCAGGCCAACATG GGAGCCAAGAACCATGGTGTGGTGATGCCTGATGCCAATAAAGAGAACACCTTGAACCAGCTGGTTGGAGCTGCTTTTGGAGCAGCTGGCCAACGCTGCATGGCCCTGTCTACAGCAATTCTAGTGGGAGAAGCTCAGAAATGGTTGCCAGAGCTTGTGGACAGAGCCAAAAATCTACGTGTAAATGCAG GAGACCAGCCTGGAGCAGATCTAGGGCCTCTAATCAGTCCCCAGGCTAAGGAACGGGTTTGCAGTCTGATTGAGAAAGGAGTAAAAGAAGGTGCTAGCCTTCTTCTGGATGGACGTAATATCAAAGTGAAGGGCTATGAAAATGGCAATTTTGTTGGACCAACAATCCTTGCCAAGGTCAAG CCAGACATGACTTGCTACAAGGAGGAGATCTTTGGGCCGGTCTTAGTGGTTCTGGAAGCAGACACTTTGGATGATGCCATTAAGATGGTGAACAATAATCCCTATGGAAATGGAACTGCAATCTTCACCACCAATGGAGCCACAGCTCGGAAATATTCTCACTTAGTAGATGTGGGTCAG GTGGGTGTCAACGTTCCAATCCCAGTACCTCTGCCCATGTTCTCTTTCACCGGCTCTCGTGCTTCTTTCAGAGGAGACACCAACTTCTATGGCAAGCAG gGAGTGCAGTTCTACACACAGCTGAAAACGATAATTTCTCAATGGAAAGAGGAAGATGCCACCGTTACCAAGCCTGCTGTGGTTATGCCAACTATGGGAAACTAA
- the ALDH6A1 gene encoding methylmalonate-semialdehyde dehydrogenase [acylating], mitochondrial isoform X1 gives MAAAAAAARGAWGGRRRAALRLPRRVGAPWIASAAASFSSSSAPTTKLFIDGKFVESKATEWIDIHNPATNEVVGRVPKATASEMEAAVASCKKAFWSWSETSVLSRQQIFLRYQQLIKDNLKEISKLITYEQGKTLADAEGDVFRGLQVVEHACSVTSLILGETMPSITKDMDTYTYRLPLGVCAGIAPFNFPAMIPLWMFPMAMVCGNTFLMKPSERVPGALMFLAKLFQDAGAPDGTLNIIHGQHEAVNFICDHPDIRAISFVGSNQAGEYIYERGSRNGKRVQANMGAKNHGVVMPDANKENTLNQLVGAAFGAAGQRCMALSTAILVGEAQKWLPELVDRAKNLRVNAGDQPGADLGPLISPQAKERVCSLIEKGVKEGASLLLDGRNIKVKGYENGNFVGPTILAKVKPDMTCYKEEIFGPVLVVLEADTLDDAIKMVNNNPYGNGTAIFTTNGATARKYSHLVDVGQVGVNVPIPVPLPMFSFTGSRASFRGDTNFYGKQGVQFYTQLKTIISQWKEEDATVTKPAVVMPTMGN, from the exons CCAACAACCAAACTCTTCATTGATGGGAAGTTTGTTGAGTCCAAAGCTACTGAATGGATTGATATCCACAACCCG gCCACAAATGAAGTGGTTGGCCGTGTACCGAAAGCCACAGCCAGTGAGATGGAGGCAGCTGTGGCTTCTTGCAAAAAGGCATTTTGGAGCTGGTCAGAAACGTCTGTTTTGAGTCGCCAGCAAATCTTCCTGCGTTACCAACAACTCATCAAAGACAATCTG aaagaaatttcaaaacTCATCACCTATGAGCAAGGGAAGACCCTGGCTGATGCTGAGGGAGATGTGTTCCGAGGCCTCC aggtggTTGAACATGCTTGCAGCGTGACATCCCTCATACTGGGAGAGACCATGCCCTCCATCACTAAAGACATGGACACCTACACCTATCGCCTGCCTCTCGGCGTGTGTGCTGGAATCGCACCATTCAATTTCCCCGCCATGATTCCTCTTTGGATGTTCCCTATGGCTATGGTTTGTGGAAACACCTTCTTGATGAAACCATCTGAGCGTGTACCAGGAGCACTCATGTTCCTTGCCAAGCTGTTTCAGGATGCTGGTGCCCCCGATGGGACCCTGAATATCATCCATGGACAGCATGAAG CTGTGAATTTCATTTGTGACCACCCGGATATCAGAGCAATCAGCTTTGTGGGATCTAATCAGGCTGGCGAGTACATCTATGAGAGGGGATCCCGGAACGGCAAGAGAGTCCAGGCCAACATG GGAGCCAAGAACCATGGTGTGGTGATGCCTGATGCCAATAAAGAGAACACCTTGAACCAGCTGGTTGGAGCTGCTTTTGGAGCAGCTGGCCAACGCTGCATGGCCCTGTCTACAGCAATTCTAGTGGGAGAAGCTCAGAAATGGTTGCCAGAGCTTGTGGACAGAGCCAAAAATCTACGTGTAAATGCAG GAGACCAGCCTGGAGCAGATCTAGGGCCTCTAATCAGTCCCCAGGCTAAGGAACGGGTTTGCAGTCTGATTGAGAAAGGAGTAAAAGAAGGTGCTAGCCTTCTTCTGGATGGACGTAATATCAAAGTGAAGGGCTATGAAAATGGCAATTTTGTTGGACCAACAATCCTTGCCAAGGTCAAG CCAGACATGACTTGCTACAAGGAGGAGATCTTTGGGCCGGTCTTAGTGGTTCTGGAAGCAGACACTTTGGATGATGCCATTAAGATGGTGAACAATAATCCCTATGGAAATGGAACTGCAATCTTCACCACCAATGGAGCCACAGCTCGGAAATATTCTCACTTAGTAGATGTGGGTCAG GTGGGTGTCAACGTTCCAATCCCAGTACCTCTGCCCATGTTCTCTTTCACCGGCTCTCGTGCTTCTTTCAGAGGAGACACCAACTTCTATGGCAAGCAG gGAGTGCAGTTCTACACACAGCTGAAAACGATAATTTCTCAATGGAAAGAGGAAGATGCCACCGTTACCAAGCCTGCTGTGGTTATGCCAACTATGGGAAACTAA